In the Harmonia axyridis chromosome 3, icHarAxyr1.1, whole genome shotgun sequence genome, one interval contains:
- the LOC123675425 gene encoding uncharacterized protein LOC123675425 has translation MFSLALKRFVSRRGRPSIIYSDNGTNFKAASRELIELRRFISNHKEELEESFGQNDFNWKLIPPDYPHFGGLWEAGVKRMKYHLRRLTKDLVLTFEHLNTLLIEIEAILNSRPLFPLSDSPHDLLPLTPAHFLIGRSSSSYFHEPDVTHIAVNRLSLYQHLTQVKQHIWKRWSKEYISELQQRTKWRSNHGSLKINSLVLLKEDNAPLMHWKLGRIETIHFGSDGVGRIATIRTQGGVVQRSFPRICPLSIESTEDH, from the coding sequence ATGTTCTCATTAGCGCTCAAGCGATTTGTGTCACGGAGGGGAAGACCATCTATAATATACAGTGATAATGGTACCAATTTCAAGGCGGCAAGCCGCGAACTTATCGAATTGAGGAGGttcatttcgaatcataaaGAAGAATTAGAAGAATCTTTCGGTCAAAACGATTTCAATTGGAAATTAATTCCCCCTGACTACCCTCATTTTGGCGGGCTGTGGGAGGCAGGAGTCAAGCGAATGAAATACCACTTACGCCGGTTAACCAAAGATTTGGTATTGACGTTTGAGCATTTGAACACCTTACTTATAGAAATAGAGGCCATTCTAAATTCCAGACCTTTATTCCCGCTTTCCGACTCACCCCACGACCTACTCCCTTTAACACCTGCACACTTTCTGATAGGAAGATCATCATCTTCATATTTCCACGAACCAGACGTGACACATATAGCAGTGAATAGGCTGTCATTGTATCAACATCTTACACAAGTGAAGCAACACATTTGGAAGAGATGGTCCAAGGAGTATATTAGTGAGCTTCAACAACGTACGAAGTGGAGGTCGAACCATGGCTCCCTCAAAATCAACTCACTGGTTTTATTGAAGGAAGACAATGCTCCCTTAATGCATTGGAAGCTGGGAAGAATAGAAACCATCCACTTTGGTAGCGACGGAGTTGGAAGGATTGCGACGATCAGAACACAGGGTGGCGTAGTCCAGAGATCGTTTCCTAGGATATGTCCATTGTCCATCGAATCTACCGAAGATCATTGA
- the LOC123675424 gene encoding uncharacterized protein LOC123675424, translating into MCFFVIKEIAGNVPAVSVDTSHLHVPDHISLADPTYYKPDKIQMLLGSDVFWNVFSVEQISLGKNRPILQKTKLGWIVSGPISSGVVSTSCHLAQFNTSNPDVQFSLAKFWEVENQGSEPVHSRDEQICEDHFVKSTTRDEDGRFIVYLPLKEPVTKLGESFEIAKKRFYSLERKLQNKPEFKKLYCDFMEEYESLGHMKRVNSSNANEIFYYMPHHGVLKQDSITTKLRSVFDASAPTSSGISLNNIQYVGPQLQDSLFSILLRFRTHKFVICADIAKMYRQILLAPQQHKLQRILWRKNVDDPLGVYEMQTVTYGTTAASYLAIRCLFAIANDNASKFPKIAHIIKTDFYVDDLLTGSDNLEEAANICRDIRNVLKQGGFELRKFYSNDESVLRHIDTRESDLDTINFSEQENTKTSGISWRPKLDKLRYIGRN; encoded by the coding sequence ATGTGCTTTTTCGTGATCAAAGAAATCGCAGGAAACGTTCCTGCTGTATCGGTTGATACGTCTCACCTTCATGTACCGGATCATATCAGCCTTGCTGATCCAACCTATTATAAGCCAGACAAAATTCAAATGCTCTTAGGTTCGGATGTGTTCTGGAACGTATTTAGCGTAGAGCAAATCTCGTTGGGTAAAAATCGCCCGATCTTGCAGAAAACAAAATTGGGTTGGATCGTTTCGGGTCCGATCAGTTCGGGAGTTGTTTCAACAAGCTGCCATCTTGCTCAATTCAACACATCAAATCCGGATGTTCAGTTTTCATTGGCAAAATTCTGGGAGGTTGAAAACCAAGGTTCAGAACCAGTACATTCTCGAGACGAACAGATCTGCGAAGATCATTTCGTAAAATCCACTACTCGTGACGAAGACGGTCGGTTCATAGTGTATTTACCCCTTAAGGAACCCGTTACAAAACTTGGAGAATCTTTTGAAATAGCAAAAAAACGGTTTTACTCCTTAGAACGGAAGTTACAGAATAAGCCGGAGTTCAAAAAATTGTACTGCGATTTCATGGAGGAATACGAAAGCTTAGGCCATATGAAGCGAGTGAATTCATCAAACGCGAACGAGATATTTTACTATATGCCGCACCATGGTGTATTGAAACAGGATAGTATAACTACAAAACTTCGAAGCGTATTTGACGCATCGGCACCGACGAGTTCGGGTATTTCCTTAAATAACATTCAATATGTCGGACCGCAGTTACAGGATAgtcttttttcgatattgctAAGATTTAGGACTCACAAATTTGTCATTTGCGCGGACATAGCAAAGATGTACCGTCAAATCTTATTAGCGCCACAACAACACAAGTTGCAAAGAATTCTGTGGAGAAAAAACGTGGATGACCCATTAGGGGTTTATGAGATGCAAACGGTTACATATGGGACAACCGCAGCCTCTTATTTGGCAATTCGCTGTCTGTTCGCGATAGCAAATGACAACGCTTCGAAATTTCCGAAAATTGCTCATATAATTAAGACCGATTTTTACGTGGACGATTTATTGACTGGGTCTGATAATTTGGAAGAAGCCGCTAACATATGTAGAGACATTAGGAATGTTCTCAAACAGGGCGGATTCGAACTTCGTAAATTCTATTCGAACGATGAATCAGTCTTGCGGCATATCGACACTAGGGAATCAGACCTAGATACCATAAATTTCAGCGagcaagaaaatacaaaaacctCAGGTATATCATGGAGACCGAAACTTGATAAACTACGTTATATCGGAAGAAATTAA